In Balaenoptera acutorostrata chromosome 19, mBalAcu1.1, whole genome shotgun sequence, the following proteins share a genomic window:
- the SETD6 gene encoding N-lysine methyltransferase SETD6, whose translation MATQAKRRRVAGLADSEDPAPVAGFLSWCRRVGLELSPKVAVSRQGTVAGYGMVARESVQPGELLFAVPRAALLSQHTCSISGLLERERGALQSQSGWVPLLLALLHELQAPASPWSPYFALWPELGRLEHPMFWPEEERRRLLQGTGVPEAVEKDLASIRSEYYSIVLPFMEAHPDLFSPRVRSLELYRQLVALVMAYSFQEPLEEEEDEKEPNSPLMVPAADVLNHLANHNANLEYSPNCLRMVATQPIPKGHEIFNTYGQMANWQLIHMYGFAEPYPDNTDDTADIQMVTVREAALQGTKVEAERLLLYERWDFLCKLEMVGEEGAFVIGWEEVLTEEELAMTLKVLCMPAEEFREFKDQDGWGDDKREEDSLTITNIPKLKASWRQLLRDSVLLTLQTYATDLKAEQDLLSNKEVYATLSWREQQALQVRYGQKMILHQLLELTN comes from the exons ATGGCGACCCAGGCGAAGCGCCGGCGG GTGGCAGGGCTTGCGGACAGTGAGGACCCGGCCCCGGTGGCCGGCTTCCTGAGCTGGTGCCGGCGGGTGGGACTGGAGCTGAGTCCCAAG GTGGCGGTGAGCCGGCAGGGCACGGTGGCCGGCTACGGCATGGTGGCCCGGGAGAGCGTGCAGCCCGGGGAGCTGCTGTTCGCGGTGCCGCGGGCCGCACTCCTGTCGCAGCACACTTGCTCAATCAGCGGCCTGCTGGAGCGAG AGCGAGGCGCGCTGCAGAGCCAGTCGGGATGGGTGCCGCTGCTGCTGGCGCTGCTCCACGAGCTGCAGGCCCCGGCCTCGCCCTGGAGCCCCTACTTTGCGCTGTGGCCCGAGCTGGGCCGCTTGGAGCACCCCATGTTCTG GCCAGAGGAGGAGCGCCGGCGATTGCTGCAGGGCACCGGCGTACCCGAGGCTGTGGAGAAGGATTTGGCCAGCATCCGCAGCGAGTATTATTCCATCGTGCTGCCCTTCATGGAAGCCCACCCCGATCTTTTCAGCCCCAGGGTGCGCTCTCTGGAACTCTACCGCCAGCTCGTGGCTCTTGTGATGGCCTACAG CTTTCAGGAACcactggaggaagaggaggatgaaaaGGAGCCAAACTCCCCTTTGATGGTGCCTGCTGCAGACGTACTAAACCACTTAGCCAATCACAATGCCAATCTAGAATACTCTCCA AATTGTCTTCGGATGGTGGCCACTCAGCCCATTCCTAAAGGCCATGAGATTTTCAACACTTACGGGCAAATGGCTAACTGGCAGTTGATTCACATGTATGGTTTTGCTGAACCGTATCCTGACAACACGGATGACACGGCTGACATTCAGATGGTGACGGTTCGTGAAGCAGCGTTACAGG GAACAAAAGTTGAAGCTGAAAGGCTCCTACTGTATGAACGCTGGGATTTCTTATGCAAACTGGAGATGGTAGGGGAAGAGGGAGCCTTTGTGATTGGGTGGGAGGAGGTGCTGACAGAAGAGGAACTGGCCATGACACTCAAG GTACTGTGCATGCCTGCTGAGGAGTTCAGAGAATTTAAAGACCAGGATGGATGGGGAGATGATAAAAGGGAAGAGGACAGCCTGACAATCACAAATATCCCCAAACTCAAAGCATCATGGAGACAGCTTCTTCGGGACAGTGTTTTGTTGACCCTGCAAACCTATGCCACAGACTTAAAAGCTGAGCAAGATTTACTCAGTAATAAGGAGGTCTACGCCACACTCAGCTGGAGGGAACAGCAAGCCTTACAGGTTCGTTATGGTCAGAAGATGATCTTACACCAATTGTTGGAACTGACAAATTAG